From Cucumis melo cultivar AY chromosome 1, USDA_Cmelo_AY_1.0, whole genome shotgun sequence, a single genomic window includes:
- the LOC103500681 gene encoding uncharacterized protein LOC103500681 isoform X1, translating into MATEFSNSVEYGLHLSKRIYYGKGSAPAALARQMSRVSEDYLPRAPMVYAVIPEPTIVDNPDVPSYQPYVHGRCVPPALIPLHMNGVSMEINCCFDTAFIGVNGTWRVHCVMAGKSCECLIAVPMGEQGSLLGVEVDVTGTFHRTELVSMEDAEAIEKLAKSEDGKFLKGRRIYTLKIPKVEGGCTLSVRINWSQRIPYVDDLFCLSVPFSFPAYLVPPGKKSKNSQKILLHINSGISSEVVCKHTSHPMKILRREVGNVSFSNEAEVSAWSNMDFDLSYSISPNDLFGGVLLQTPSLHDFDQRDMFCLYIFPGQNHNRQVFRKEVVFIIDISGSMKDGPLESTKRAVLASLSKLNPEDAFNIIGFNGDTKLFSLSMEQATKEAITRATDWINANLVANGGTNILLPVEQAIKMLAETGNSIPLIFLITDGSVDNEREICNLVKASLKSGNTISPRLCTFGIAFPGTFCNHYFLQMLSEIGRGIYDAAYDVDLIDSRFQTLFTKASSVFLANITVDALKHLDSFELFPTQIPDLACGSPLIISGRYNGCFPESFKVSGTSADMSNSTIHLQPQRAKELLLDRVLARRQIDIMTSHAWLLESKDLQDKIAKLSKQSGFPSEYTRLILVLAKEGKKAPPSIISQEMRKRFDLTKSNKVEWKGQKIILLGNQGVGFGNLTATAENLQPGKEIKATQATDLLVKAATNCCSRLIDRFCCLCFIKSCMYMNDRCVVAFTQLTAALACCEIFNCCFELFECDCF; encoded by the exons TGTGGACAATCCGGACGTTCCGAGCTACCAGCCTTACGTACACGGGCGCTGTGTACCGCCGGCGTTAATTCCGCTGCATATGAATGGAGTTTCTATGGAAATCAATTGCTGTTTCGATACTGCGTTCATTGGCGTTAACGGAACGTGGCGCGTGCATTGCGTGATGGCGGGGAAAAGCTGTGAGTGCCTTATTGCGGTGCCGATGGGAGAGCAG GGTTCACTTCTAGGTGTTGAAGTCGACGTTACTGGAACATTTCATCGGACTGAATTAGTCTCCATGGAAGACGCAGAAGCTATAGAGAAACTGGCGAAATCTGAAGATGGAAAGTTTCTGAAAGGGCGTCGGATATACACATTAAAAATTCCCAAG GTTGAAGGTGGCTGTACACTTTCGGTTCGAATCAATTGGTCCCAGAGAATACCATACGTTGATGATCTCTTCTGTCTCAGTGTACCTTTCAGTTTTCCAGCATATTTAGTTCCTCCCGGCAAAAAAAGCAAGAATAGTCAAAAGATCTTATTGCATATAAATTCCGGTATTTCTTCAGAAGTTGTATGTAAACATACAAGCCATCCGATGAAG ATACTAAGACGCGAAGTTGGTAACGTAAGTTTCTCAAATGAAGCAGAGGTCTCAGCATGGTCAAATATGGATTTTGATCTCTCATACTCA ATTTCTCCTAATGACTTGTTTGGTGGTGTGCTTCTCCAAACGCCTTCTCTTCATGACTTTGATCAAAGAGACATGTTTTGTCTGTACATTTTTCCTGGCCAGAATCACAATCGGCAG GTTTTCAGAAAGGAAGTAGTATTTATTATAGACATAAGTGGAAGCATGAAGGATGGTCCTCTCGAGAGTACAAAACGTGCTGTGCTTGCATCGCTTTCAAAGTTGAATCCTGAAGATGCATTTAACATAATAGGGTTCAATGGAGACACTAAATTATTCTCATTATCGATGGAGCAAGCAACCAAGGAAGCAATTACAAGGGCAACAGATTGGATTAACGCTAATTTAGTGGCTAATGGTGGTACTAACATCCTGCTTCCAGTGGAACAG GCTATAAAGATGTTGGCTGAAACGGGCAACTCAATTCCCCTCATTTTCCTCATTACCGACGGTTCTGTCGATAACGAGAGAGAAATATGTAATCTTGTGAAAGCTTCTTTGAAGAGTGGAAATACAATCTCTCCTCGTCTGTGTACTTTTGGTATTG CTTTTCCAGGAACATTTTGTAACCATTACTTCCTACAAATGCTATCGGAAATTGGAAGGGGGATTTATGATGCTGCTTATGATGTAG ATTTGATTGATTCTCGGTTCCAGACATTATTTACAAAAGCCTCATCGGTCTTTCTCGCCAACATCACTGTGGATGCTCTCAAGCATCTTGATTCATTCGAG TTGTTTCCGACTCAAATTCCAGACCTTGCATGTGGAAGTCCATTGATAATATCAGGCCGATACAATGGATGCTTTCCAGAATCGTTCAAAGTTAGTGGCACCTCAGCGGATATGAGCAATTCCACAATCCATCTCCAACCTCAAAGAGCGAAAGAACTGCTTCTTGATAGG GTACTTGCGAGAAGACAAATTGATATAATGACTTCACATGCATGGTTATTAGAAAGCAAGGACCTCCAAGATAAG ATTGCAAAATTGAGCAAACAATCTGGGTTCCCGTCCGAGTATACACGTTTGATTCTAGTGCTGGCCAAGGAAGGGAAAAAAGCTCCACCATCCATCATCTCACAAGAG ATGCGCAAGAGATTCGACTTGACGAAGTCGAATAAGGTAGAATGGAAGGGGCAAAAGATCATTTTATTAGGGAACCAAGGCGTCGGGTTTGGGAACTTGACCGCAACCGCGGAGAATCTGCAGCCAGGAAAGGAAATAAAAGCAACTCAAGCTACAGATCTATTGGTGAAAGCCGCTACAAATTGCTGTTCGAGATTGATCGACCGATTCTGTTGCTTGTGTTTCATAAAGTCTTGTATGTACATGAATGACAGGTGCGTTGTGGCTTTTACACAACTCACTGCTGCTCTTGCTTGCTGTGAAATCTTTAATTGCTGCTTTGAATTATTCGAATGTGACTGCTTCTGA
- the LOC103500681 gene encoding uncharacterized protein LOC103500681 isoform X3, with protein MEDAEAIEKLAKSEDGKFLKGRRIYTLKIPKVEGGCTLSVRINWSQRIPYVDDLFCLSVPFSFPAYLVPPGKKSKNSQKILLHINSGISSEVVCKHTSHPMKILRREVGNVSFSNEAEVSAWSNMDFDLSYSISPNDLFGGVLLQTPSLHDFDQRDMFCLYIFPGQNHNRQVFRKEVVFIIDISGSMKDGPLESTKRAVLASLSKLNPEDAFNIIGFNGDTKLFSLSMEQATKEAITRATDWINANLVANGGTNILLPVEQAIKMLAETGNSIPLIFLITDGSVDNEREICNLVKASLKSGNTISPRLCTFGIAFPGTFCNHYFLQMLSEIGRGIYDAAYDVDLIDSRFQTLFTKASSVFLANITVDALKHLDSFELFPTQIPDLACGSPLIISGRYNGCFPESFKVSGTSADMSNSTIHLQPQRAKELLLDRVLARRQIDIMTSHAWLLESKDLQDKIAKLSKQSGFPSEYTRLILVLAKEGKKAPPSIISQEMRKRFDLTKSNKVEWKGQKIILLGNQGVGFGNLTATAENLQPGKEIKATQATDLLVKAATNCCSRLIDRFCCLCFIKSCMYMNDRCVVAFTQLTAALACCEIFNCCFELFECDCF; from the exons ATGGAAGACGCAGAAGCTATAGAGAAACTGGCGAAATCTGAAGATGGAAAGTTTCTGAAAGGGCGTCGGATATACACATTAAAAATTCCCAAG GTTGAAGGTGGCTGTACACTTTCGGTTCGAATCAATTGGTCCCAGAGAATACCATACGTTGATGATCTCTTCTGTCTCAGTGTACCTTTCAGTTTTCCAGCATATTTAGTTCCTCCCGGCAAAAAAAGCAAGAATAGTCAAAAGATCTTATTGCATATAAATTCCGGTATTTCTTCAGAAGTTGTATGTAAACATACAAGCCATCCGATGAAG ATACTAAGACGCGAAGTTGGTAACGTAAGTTTCTCAAATGAAGCAGAGGTCTCAGCATGGTCAAATATGGATTTTGATCTCTCATACTCA ATTTCTCCTAATGACTTGTTTGGTGGTGTGCTTCTCCAAACGCCTTCTCTTCATGACTTTGATCAAAGAGACATGTTTTGTCTGTACATTTTTCCTGGCCAGAATCACAATCGGCAG GTTTTCAGAAAGGAAGTAGTATTTATTATAGACATAAGTGGAAGCATGAAGGATGGTCCTCTCGAGAGTACAAAACGTGCTGTGCTTGCATCGCTTTCAAAGTTGAATCCTGAAGATGCATTTAACATAATAGGGTTCAATGGAGACACTAAATTATTCTCATTATCGATGGAGCAAGCAACCAAGGAAGCAATTACAAGGGCAACAGATTGGATTAACGCTAATTTAGTGGCTAATGGTGGTACTAACATCCTGCTTCCAGTGGAACAG GCTATAAAGATGTTGGCTGAAACGGGCAACTCAATTCCCCTCATTTTCCTCATTACCGACGGTTCTGTCGATAACGAGAGAGAAATATGTAATCTTGTGAAAGCTTCTTTGAAGAGTGGAAATACAATCTCTCCTCGTCTGTGTACTTTTGGTATTG CTTTTCCAGGAACATTTTGTAACCATTACTTCCTACAAATGCTATCGGAAATTGGAAGGGGGATTTATGATGCTGCTTATGATGTAG ATTTGATTGATTCTCGGTTCCAGACATTATTTACAAAAGCCTCATCGGTCTTTCTCGCCAACATCACTGTGGATGCTCTCAAGCATCTTGATTCATTCGAG TTGTTTCCGACTCAAATTCCAGACCTTGCATGTGGAAGTCCATTGATAATATCAGGCCGATACAATGGATGCTTTCCAGAATCGTTCAAAGTTAGTGGCACCTCAGCGGATATGAGCAATTCCACAATCCATCTCCAACCTCAAAGAGCGAAAGAACTGCTTCTTGATAGG GTACTTGCGAGAAGACAAATTGATATAATGACTTCACATGCATGGTTATTAGAAAGCAAGGACCTCCAAGATAAG ATTGCAAAATTGAGCAAACAATCTGGGTTCCCGTCCGAGTATACACGTTTGATTCTAGTGCTGGCCAAGGAAGGGAAAAAAGCTCCACCATCCATCATCTCACAAGAG ATGCGCAAGAGATTCGACTTGACGAAGTCGAATAAGGTAGAATGGAAGGGGCAAAAGATCATTTTATTAGGGAACCAAGGCGTCGGGTTTGGGAACTTGACCGCAACCGCGGAGAATCTGCAGCCAGGAAAGGAAATAAAAGCAACTCAAGCTACAGATCTATTGGTGAAAGCCGCTACAAATTGCTGTTCGAGATTGATCGACCGATTCTGTTGCTTGTGTTTCATAAAGTCTTGTATGTACATGAATGACAGGTGCGTTGTGGCTTTTACACAACTCACTGCTGCTCTTGCTTGCTGTGAAATCTTTAATTGCTGCTTTGAATTATTCGAATGTGACTGCTTCTGA
- the LOC103500681 gene encoding uncharacterized protein LOC103500681 isoform X2, which translates to MATEFSNSVEYGLHLSKRIYYGKGSAPAALARQMSRVSEDYLPRAPMVYAVIPEPTIVDNPDVPSYQPYVHGRCVPPALIPLHMNGVSMEINCCFDTAFIGVNGTWRVHCVMAGKSCECLIAVPMGEQGSLLGVEVDVTGTFHRTELVSMEDAEAIEKLAKSEDGKFLKGRRIYTLKIPKVEGGCTLSVRINWSQRIPYVDDLFCLSVPFSFPAYLVPPGKKSKNSQKILLHINSGISSEVVCKHTSHPMKILRREVGNVSFSNEAEVSAWSNMDFDLSYSISPNDLFGGVLLQTPSLHDFDQRDMFCLYIFPGQNHNRQVFRKEVVFIIDISGSMKDGPLESTKRAVLASLSKLNPEDAFNIIGFNGDTKLFSLSMEQATKEAITRATDWINANLVANGGTNILLPVEQAIKMLAETGNSIPLIFLITDGSVDNEREICNLVKASLKSGNTISPRLCTFGIGTFCNHYFLQMLSEIGRGIYDAAYDVDLIDSRFQTLFTKASSVFLANITVDALKHLDSFELFPTQIPDLACGSPLIISGRYNGCFPESFKVSGTSADMSNSTIHLQPQRAKELLLDRVLARRQIDIMTSHAWLLESKDLQDKIAKLSKQSGFPSEYTRLILVLAKEGKKAPPSIISQEMRKRFDLTKSNKVEWKGQKIILLGNQGVGFGNLTATAENLQPGKEIKATQATDLLVKAATNCCSRLIDRFCCLCFIKSCMYMNDRCVVAFTQLTAALACCEIFNCCFELFECDCF; encoded by the exons TGTGGACAATCCGGACGTTCCGAGCTACCAGCCTTACGTACACGGGCGCTGTGTACCGCCGGCGTTAATTCCGCTGCATATGAATGGAGTTTCTATGGAAATCAATTGCTGTTTCGATACTGCGTTCATTGGCGTTAACGGAACGTGGCGCGTGCATTGCGTGATGGCGGGGAAAAGCTGTGAGTGCCTTATTGCGGTGCCGATGGGAGAGCAG GGTTCACTTCTAGGTGTTGAAGTCGACGTTACTGGAACATTTCATCGGACTGAATTAGTCTCCATGGAAGACGCAGAAGCTATAGAGAAACTGGCGAAATCTGAAGATGGAAAGTTTCTGAAAGGGCGTCGGATATACACATTAAAAATTCCCAAG GTTGAAGGTGGCTGTACACTTTCGGTTCGAATCAATTGGTCCCAGAGAATACCATACGTTGATGATCTCTTCTGTCTCAGTGTACCTTTCAGTTTTCCAGCATATTTAGTTCCTCCCGGCAAAAAAAGCAAGAATAGTCAAAAGATCTTATTGCATATAAATTCCGGTATTTCTTCAGAAGTTGTATGTAAACATACAAGCCATCCGATGAAG ATACTAAGACGCGAAGTTGGTAACGTAAGTTTCTCAAATGAAGCAGAGGTCTCAGCATGGTCAAATATGGATTTTGATCTCTCATACTCA ATTTCTCCTAATGACTTGTTTGGTGGTGTGCTTCTCCAAACGCCTTCTCTTCATGACTTTGATCAAAGAGACATGTTTTGTCTGTACATTTTTCCTGGCCAGAATCACAATCGGCAG GTTTTCAGAAAGGAAGTAGTATTTATTATAGACATAAGTGGAAGCATGAAGGATGGTCCTCTCGAGAGTACAAAACGTGCTGTGCTTGCATCGCTTTCAAAGTTGAATCCTGAAGATGCATTTAACATAATAGGGTTCAATGGAGACACTAAATTATTCTCATTATCGATGGAGCAAGCAACCAAGGAAGCAATTACAAGGGCAACAGATTGGATTAACGCTAATTTAGTGGCTAATGGTGGTACTAACATCCTGCTTCCAGTGGAACAG GCTATAAAGATGTTGGCTGAAACGGGCAACTCAATTCCCCTCATTTTCCTCATTACCGACGGTTCTGTCGATAACGAGAGAGAAATATGTAATCTTGTGAAAGCTTCTTTGAAGAGTGGAAATACAATCTCTCCTCGTCTGTGTACTTTTGGTATTG GAACATTTTGTAACCATTACTTCCTACAAATGCTATCGGAAATTGGAAGGGGGATTTATGATGCTGCTTATGATGTAG ATTTGATTGATTCTCGGTTCCAGACATTATTTACAAAAGCCTCATCGGTCTTTCTCGCCAACATCACTGTGGATGCTCTCAAGCATCTTGATTCATTCGAG TTGTTTCCGACTCAAATTCCAGACCTTGCATGTGGAAGTCCATTGATAATATCAGGCCGATACAATGGATGCTTTCCAGAATCGTTCAAAGTTAGTGGCACCTCAGCGGATATGAGCAATTCCACAATCCATCTCCAACCTCAAAGAGCGAAAGAACTGCTTCTTGATAGG GTACTTGCGAGAAGACAAATTGATATAATGACTTCACATGCATGGTTATTAGAAAGCAAGGACCTCCAAGATAAG ATTGCAAAATTGAGCAAACAATCTGGGTTCCCGTCCGAGTATACACGTTTGATTCTAGTGCTGGCCAAGGAAGGGAAAAAAGCTCCACCATCCATCATCTCACAAGAG ATGCGCAAGAGATTCGACTTGACGAAGTCGAATAAGGTAGAATGGAAGGGGCAAAAGATCATTTTATTAGGGAACCAAGGCGTCGGGTTTGGGAACTTGACCGCAACCGCGGAGAATCTGCAGCCAGGAAAGGAAATAAAAGCAACTCAAGCTACAGATCTATTGGTGAAAGCCGCTACAAATTGCTGTTCGAGATTGATCGACCGATTCTGTTGCTTGTGTTTCATAAAGTCTTGTATGTACATGAATGACAGGTGCGTTGTGGCTTTTACACAACTCACTGCTGCTCTTGCTTGCTGTGAAATCTTTAATTGCTGCTTTGAATTATTCGAATGTGACTGCTTCTGA